A genomic region of Serinus canaria isolate serCan28SL12 chromosome 1A, serCan2020, whole genome shotgun sequence contains the following coding sequences:
- the YARS2 gene encoding tyrosine--tRNA ligase, mitochondrial translates to MWRRRTASRRKADRTRAIPGPPARPSRRAAREMAAPALCRRCGRAAGPWGLRRAPLPPPPLRRRAHEQARRARGAAGLLAAQCERGLFQEVFPAQSAEEQLPALLEPGRPPLAAYCGFDPTADSLHVGHLLPVMALLHFQRAGHDVIAVVGGATARLGDPSGRERAREPLPAGQVRAQARALRAGLERLFGNHRELFWEPRAGRLGRAALLDNASWLGREPLLRFLGGAGGRLRMGTLLSRQSCQARLRSAEGMSLAEFLYPALQAYDFLHLHRHHGCRIQLGGHDQMGNIMSGYELVTKMTGAEVFGITVPLITSTTGDKLGKTAGNAVWLNREKTSPFELYQFFVRQQDNVVEKYLKLFTFLPLEEIAHIMEMHAKEPEKWGPQKRLAAEVTKLVHGREGLESAKRCTKALYYSSVEALEEMSDQELQELFRQATSAELMLEPGMTVLDLCRKANAIPDGPSGYRKITDGGVSINGNRVTNPETVLILGQHILKNGVSLLRVGKKNYYIIKWLQL, encoded by the exons ATGTGGCGGAGAAGAACCGCCAGCCGGCGCAAAGCTGACCGCACTCGAGCCATTCC gggcccgcccgcccggccctcCCGGCGTGCCGCGCGCGAGATGGCGGCGCCCGCGCTGTGCCGGCGctgcgggcgggcggcggggccgtggGGCCTGCGccgggccccgctcccgccgccgccgctccgccgccgGGCCCACGAGCaggcgcggcgggcgcggggcgcggcggggctgCTGGCGGCGCAGTGCGAGCGCGGGCTGTTCCAGGAGGTGTTCCCGGCGCAGAGCGCGGAGGAGCAGCTGCCGGCGCTGCTGGAGCCCGGCCGGCCGCCGCTGGCCGCCTACTGCGGCTTCGACCCCACGGCGGACTCGCTGCACGTGGGGCACCTGCTGCCCGTCATGGCGCTGCTGCACTTCCAGCGCGCGGGCCACGACGTCATCGCCGTGGTGGGCGGGGCCACGGCGCGGCTGGGGGACCCCAGCGGGCGGGAGCGCGCGCGGGAGCCGCTGCCGGCGGGGCAGGTGCGCGCGCAGGCGCGGGCGCTGCGCGCGGGGCTGGAGCGGCTGTTCGGGAACCACCGGGAGCTGTTCTGGGAGCCTCGGGCCGGGCGGCTCGGCCGCGCCGCCCTGCTGGACAACGCCAGCTGGCTCGGCCGGGAGCCGCTGCTCCGCTTCCTGGGCGGCGCGGGAGGGCGCCTCCGCATGGGCACGCTGCTGAGCCGGCAGAGCTGCCAGGCGCGGCTGCGCAGCGCCGAGGGCATGAGCCTGGCCGAGTTCCTGTACCCAGCGCTGCAGGCCTACGACTTCCTGCACCTCCACCGGCACCACGGCTGCCGCATCCAGCTGGGCGGCCACGACCAGATGGGAAACATCATGTCCGGATACGAGCTCGTCACCAA GATGACAGGAGCAGAGGTGTTTGGAATTACTGTACCTCTTATTACCAGTACTACTGGTGATAAACTGGGAAAGActgctggaaatgcagtttGGCTGAACAGAGAGAAGACTTCTCCTTTTGAGCTCTATCAGTTTTTTGTCAGACAGCAAGATAATGTAGTTGAAAA ATACCTGAAACTATTCACCTTCCTTCCTCTTGAGGAGATTGCCCACATCATGGAAATGCATGCTAAAGAACCTGAGAAATGGGGCCCTCAGAAACGACTGGCTGCTGAAGTAACTAAGCTTGTCCATGGTAGAGAGGGGCTGGAATCTGCTAAGAG GTGTACTAAGGCCCTTTATTACAGCAGTGTGGAGGCACTGGAAGAAATGTCTGaccaagagctgcaggaactTTTCAGACAAGCTACTTCTGCTGAACTGATGCTTGAACCTGGCATGACTGTTCTTGACTTGTGTCGTAAAGCAAATGCCATTCCAGATGGACCTAGTGG gtaCCGGAAAATTACAGATGGAGGAGTTTCAATAAATGGGAATCGTGTAACTAATCCTGAGACTGTTCTTATTCTGGGACAGCATATTCTGAAGAATGGAGTATCATTACTTAgagttggaaagaaaaattactacATTATAAAATGGCTGCAGTTGTGA